Part of the Vigna unguiculata cultivar IT97K-499-35 chromosome 3, ASM411807v1, whole genome shotgun sequence genome, TACACAGTGGTGAGAggggaagagagagaaaagggaATCCAGATGATAGTAGAGGACTGCTATTCTGGCGACTTATAAATGTGAATGAAAAGCAGCATGTTTTTCAGTGCCACTGGGTGAGGGCTTAATGACAGTCGCAGACTCAGTCGTCCCTGTCAACCCTCTCAAACCATTCAGACACAAACAAACTCTATTCATCATGACCACCTTAACGTCTCTTGCATCTGAATCAGGGCCATGACAGTAGTGGGGCACAGAGAGAAGCAGCATCTTTCCAAATATGCAGAGACCATTCTAAGCTTTTGGGTTACAAACCAATTACTTGTCATgtaaaaatccattttttttattattatcattaccTTCTTCTTTCCTCTGTGGTCCTCTTTCATCTCGATAACCAATACAAAAAGCCGTAGAAACCCCAAAGATACGACCAGCTTAAAGTGTCGTATTTCTTTAGTTTCCTCAGCTCCTACCTTTTTATCTTGGACCATGTGCTTCTTCTCTCTCGTCTATGCATCGTTGTAATTGCTTCGCTCAGTTTCACTCTCCTCTCCACTTTTTTACCATCGCATTGCATTTCCTCTATATAATTATTACCAACTGCTGACCTTGCACTATCGTTTGACCCGCCCTTTCTTTCTTCACATTAACTCACTGCTCCACTTCACTCCCATTTCACAACCATTTTCATCATCTTCAAATTTACAAAAACGGTAAACCATCATGCTAACTATATCTTGCGTCTCCATTATATATGCCACACCAATTTGCTGCATATCTTCACAATCAAATATGACTTTCTACTGCAATCGCAAACCAATTATTGGGACCAAACCTTTCTTTCACTGTGTCGAAAATGAAATCTTTTAGGCTTTGTGTTCAATGTCAGCGTCAAATTCAGCTAGCAACACCCCGTGATTTTCTATTACTGGAGGAATTCTGCATACTTGCTCACTAGTCATAATGATAATAACTGCTGTCGTTTAAATTTGTAAGTCGTATTAGATTTTTGTTGGTTCAATGGggtctatatttatatatatagacacGCATACAATGATGAAACACTTCCATAAATAGAGGAAGGTACACTCAGCCAAAACAccaaacttaattataaatgtaCCCCAATTGTTATTTGAATTATGTACCTCTATATGAcagttgttttttctttataaataactttatgCATAATCATAGTCTATCATTCGGTTATGTTAACATAGATAGTATACTATAGGTTTTGATATATCTGAAATGCAGTGACACAtgtatatatgatatattgCCAAAACTAGCAGTAACATAGATAATATTCTACAGCTCGTCCTTCTGAATACAATCCAATctgatacatttttttctcgTGCGTATAATATTCCGATGCTACCTTTTGATTCAAAAATTATCTGACGATCGATTTAACGATTTTGTCCAGTGAACTGTTGTAATGCACACCGCAGTTGCAGACTCAGAAAGATAAATGATGCAACTGCatcatgttttttcttttctgtgttacttggaatatatatatagtaatacCAGTTTAAATTaggttttagaaaatattaatagatGTGCAATTCAAgtaaggatatatatatatatatatatatatatatatatatgtgtgtgtgtgtgtgtgtgtgtgtgtgtaggaGTGGGAGTAGCTACAGTAGGGTTCATTACACCCTACTAATCCTTTTGATAGCATTATAATCAAAAGAAACTGTCCAAAACATAAagatacaaaagaagaaatccACTGTACAAAACAAGTTCAAAAgccttgtattttttttttcccgaTTATATGTATCTGCTTTATTTTTCAACGCATCAATAATTTATCATTGATCATCCAAAGAAAGTTACCAAATCCTAAAATAAAAGTTGAGTGAGAAGTTTTGGAACAAGTAGTGAGGTGGAATTTTGCAGAAGGATTTGTTCTCTTTGAAAAAGGTCTTTGGTATTATTGACCTTATACGATAAAACtttagtgaagaagaagatcAATAATGGGCAATTAATATGGACCTTAGCATCGATAATGGAAGGGAAAAGAAGGAagatagatgaaaaaaaaaagagaagaaaaagacatTTCCATAGATAAAGCTTTGGTGCTCCGATACTGTCCTGGCATCACATTGACATGGGCCGTAAAACAAGGATATCCGATAAAATTTGGAGTTGAAAGAGGGAAAGTGAAATGGATAAACAAGACTTAAATGTGAAGTTATGAAGCTTAAATGACAGGGAAAATCAATACAAAGCACGAGGAGATAATTATTTACTAGTATGTTCTAGGTACAAATAATGAGAGCAGTTATTATGGGATCACAAACTCTGCCTCTATTTATGTGTATGTCTTAAACTTAATAACTATAAGTTTTCACTTTCATTTTTCATCTccaccacttttttttttctgtcccaAAACTACTATCTGTTATATTTATCACATCTGCTTCTGCTTCTTCCGATTCATATTATCAAAAGATCACTTCTTTAAATGTCATGTTTTTTCCATCTTTCAATTTAGAACAAATTAACCCTAATATACAAGATTTACTAAATCCTTACACGGGACTAGTACCAAGAATCACTTCTTTAAGTgtcattttgttttataaatattttttcctaagTTAAAATTAATGCACACATAAAAATAATCTATACACAAGTTATaacttaatttatgaaaatatttaaagcattttttatattgttttggtTATAAATGTTTACGAAATAAGAGGCTATAAGTGAGTGATATGGCAGGATTTGTTAAACTGGGTCTTACTTGTCAATCCATCAATCCAATGGAGAAGAATATCCACTCATCAATCAGTGGAATCTTGGATGAAGTCTTTGGAGGAATTCTCTAGACATGTGTGTAGACCCTATTTGATAAATTCACCCataaatatactaataaaataaaataaaaattctacagATTTAACTTACATCTAACTTAACATAGATAGCATATCTATctcttctttttaataattgataCCAGGAAATATATTCTTTTGATCCTGAAAAGAGATATATTCCTACGGACTTATGAAGTCGCCGAATCAATATTTTCACCATGTACTTTGATGgagaaaactataattttttactgTGCAAATGAAGATGGGTGTAGAAGTTTTAGATAAAAATTCAGAATAAGGAAAAATCAGAAAGGTATATTTGTAGTTGTTTATTTACTGGTAATTCACGAACCATTTTCTCTAGAATCATGACTTTCAAAaccatatatataatcaatttgAGATTATCTAAACAAAGAACATGCAAGAGATGACACATATATGAACTTACCAAATCTAATGAAAGTTACATGGAAAGAAAGAGTATGAGATGATCGTGAGAAATCAAAATGAAACACCAATTACCagagaagaaaacacaaaaattcattgtattaagattttgattttgaagtGGTGTTATCATCTTAATTATGTAGATTTGAATTAGGTCTCCCATTGATTCTTAAATCCCTATAGTAAATTTCTCAAAACACCCACAAGTGCTATTTTAGTGGTGAAAATAATGAAAGACACACAAGCCACTGATTTTAATAACAACCACCAGAGCAATATATAGGGACTCAAACTTTCCCCCGGTGAGCCTTAATTATTGCTTAAAAACTAATCTCCCAAAAAAGTGCAGTCAAATTaagaacaaaagaagaaaatatgcaAGTAACAAGACTATGTTGTTGATGATCAAAATTGGAATGAATTGGAACGATATGAAGAAAAGAGTCTATAGATGAAAAGACAAAAAAGCATGAGACGTTTTGTTCAAAAGATTATCTAAATGATGAAAGTtgaagaagcatatatatatatatatgacctAGTCCACAAACTATATATTGAATCTAAAATCATATAAACTATATATAGAAGTCGTGGGTCACAATCAACACACGATAGTATATGTTGTCCATGCTTTGTTTTGAAGTAACAGAGTGCAAAGAGAAAGTTCCAaatcataaaatacaaaaagacgAAGCAGTGTAGTGTTGGTATGAGTTAGAGAAGAAGGTTCAGTGGAGGAAAAtgaggaagaagagaagagaagataatgggCCTGCAGTGCAGTGGAGAGTGAAATGATGAAGGTGAAAGTGGACCTATTCATTGAAGTGGGTTTCCGTACAGTGAGTGAATTTGAAGAAGGCCTGCATTTAATGCAGAATTCTCTGGGTTGAtgagaaaacaaaacaacagTGGTccaaccaataataataatcgcACGAAATTTTGTTATCTTCAGTTGGGaatcttcttttgttttaacagatgagattgagattgagattgaagaaGTAACAGGGTCCacttttccttttctctctcttcttttctttctaacACATCTTCTACAACTCAACTGTAAAATCAACAACTTATAcataacattttctttaatgttcatcatttaatacaaaataatttaagcTATCTATCCTTTTATGATGCATTAATTCAATTTCTAAATTcaacaaattgaatttagaatcATAATCAGACGTTTCTTATACCATACGTTTTTGTTAAACCCCAACTTTTACGACTTTTTTAATGCTTTTGGTTATTTTGTCACATCAATTGCATTGCATACTAAAtttctttgattaattaaattttatatttccatttaacaattataaatattattattttattttaaatttttgtttctatatattttattaattaaatataatatttaattattaaaatgagttTTGAAATACAAGTAAGAAAACAAGTACATAtcaaggatttttttttaatttcatgtttgtatatttcatttaaaaaggaACAATAATATGTTATGTTGAGAACGTTAAAATTCACATTCCTTCTTGACAACcgatattattaaattttatcccataatttaattatattttaatcaaatatctaaatttaatattttattatttatagctGTTAAAAGGttataaacaaaaaagtaaagtgtcaaaaaggaaatttttttcttttgacaaCCGCTGACACCTACGACCTTTTAACAATAgcaaatagtaataaaatatcaaattaagatatttaattaaattattgaataacagtttgaaaaaattgaatgtgAAGAAGAGTATGAATTTGAGCAGTTATCAACGTATAAGCGTTCTTTAGAAAACTTACTATACCAGCAACACATTACATCCTCCGCACATGTAAACAAACTATGGGAGTGCAAAAAGAAATAGCCTAAGATGTCCAGTTAGCACAATGTGGCCCTTGtgattacaataaaaaatttatggaATCAATGTTTAGCTTCCTGCACCGCCAATTTTGCTTTCTGCACcccataaattaaaaattaccaaTTTTACCCCTCAGTCAAACTCAAAACAACCACAGATATCTCTCTCCCTTTCATTTCCCTCTGACAGTCCcctcttcctgcacctccatccCCTTTTTTGTATTTGAGAAGCTTTTTTGTTGTGTCTAAGAAATTTATGCAATGTGAGGTCCTAATAACAACAAGTTTATACatctctaaaaaatattttgtacatgAACTCAAACGcttaatactatatatataaaaactaaattgattgaagttatgaatataagaaaaaaatatgtatataggTTTCCTTTGATTTGATAAGTGAGATAATTTTTCTTACAATAACAACCAAAAGGTTCTCCTCGTGGGTCCATTATTAGGTTCGATTTTGCTGGATCGATATATATAGGCTTAATATTGAGTAGCTCATTGATCCATATCAAATGGGGACTCatcatttaaaatttcaaaagttgTACTATACTAAAAACAACTTCATTCATGcgtcaacatatatataattatataattgatttctttacataagaaaaatgtttataataaCTCTTTTCTTTAATCTATAGATTTAATAATACATCCAATGTTCAATATGTAACACAAACCATATTTTTGTTCTCtgtacttaaaataaataatatatgtagtGTAGAAATATTGTATTAGTATTCGATCATAAACGTTAATTATACAAGTTTATCTTGATTTCATGTTAAAAAAGTTTCTTGTTGATCCACATAACTTTTGTGGATATTTTGGTCTTATGGactttttcaataattttttttggtttgtAGGTTTTTATTGTTCAATCCATGTGGACCAGAACCAAATCTTGTAGGATGGACAAAATTAACAGGTCAATTTTCATCTCAAATCATCATTTACAAATCTTAAAATGGTTTGtcttgatatttaaaatataaataagtttttttttttataatttgagcCATGACTTAGGGTAAATTTCAATCCACTTCTAAAATAAACTCTTTTTTTATCGATTCACTGAACTAGTGAactgaaaaaaatttcaacctttATAACTTTTGTGAGTTTACGatcgggaccaaattgagtttGTCTATTACAACAAGTCTTTAGTCAACTAAtgcttttcaaaattataagagtgcttaaaatattttaaattctaaattgatttataaatattttacattcttTATAAACCggttcttaattaattattactagATACAACTTAACTTGAAGATTAGGGACCACTTAATTTGTGAATCAACCGATCTAacccatttaaaatataaatgtttaatttgtaTAGTTAATaacatgttattattatttaattgttttttggtTTCTTTTAATTTAGACACCCATTTATTTCACGCACGTTCACCATATCTTTTGGGAacttactaattaattatacattattttaatgattttaactTTGAAAACTAATTTGCACGATTTTAACTTCGTATTTTGGTTATCTTATAATAAgtgttttattgtattttattaatgttgtcaacactaaacAATCAGAATTAACAATGAATactaaataaaactattatatttAACTATATAGTTAAAACACGTTTAAGTTTTTTCTAAATGATATAAATTGAGGTGAAGTACGCTGCGTGACGTTCTTTTAACGAAATAATGTGAATAAAAAAGGTCTTCACTTTAACATGCAAAAGCTTTGATTACCAATGCAATCAAAATGATTCTATGATCTTTTTGTTGGATCTAGCACTTACATGATGTAAGTGTCAACCTCTCCCATATCAATTATTCATTCAAACACTTTTTCGTTggttacaaattattttttaggtgcaattttatatttaagtctATTTGCATGCACTGCACTTCTCAGATTAATTTAATGTCAACCTTACCTAAATTTTGCCAATGTGACAGGCTTATGCAAAAGTCTGTCACATTATATTGAACATCATTTCCCAACTAGCTATTTAACCTCcaattactatttaaaattataattattgattattttaatttctaaaattaaaaaaaaaattagaaatttaaatttattgtatcATTCTACTCAATTATACGTGTTCCTGATGTGAAGAATAAGTGTGatgaaaatttcatataattaacCCCATATATTGTTATTAAGTCCTAATGGTTAAAGAATAGGTAATGACATAAAATACAACAACCATTGTAGTTCACAAAGTGTCTTAAGACTCTCATGCTCTGCTTGAACAAAGGAACCTGAGACAATAATctatttcttacttttccaaaGTTTGAGATTTCCCAAGGAATAAGCAAAACCCGTGCGTTGATTGTTTTGTATTGACAAGCCCTCAATCAGAATCAATGTGCCATTTTAAGAGAATATCGTAGTTTATGGTAAAGAAAAAGATCAAAATGAGGTGAAGTTTTGGCATAATAAGAGCAGCATAAACAACTTGTTGATGAGTAACAATGGGAGCAACCATGTTTGGTAATGAAGCAATGAGTTGAAGTTCTTTTATTGAAGTTATATCTTCATTGATATTGACCACTGATTACAATTCTCACCATTGAATAAGTATGGGTTTCACATTGATGCACAGAGAAAGGTCATTGAAATCAAAACCTAAATTTGTTGGTGATTAGGTTCAGGTTTAGGGTAATTAATAAAATGGTAAGTATGCATAAGAGAAAGATGGAGGGAGGTAGGGTAGGAAGCATATTTTGGTTGTTGCAgccttaacaaaaaaaaaaaagggaaagaaagtaGTAAACTAAAGTGATaaatgtgtttgtgtgtgtgggTTTGTGGGCATGGGATTGGCACTGTACAGTGACTGGACACTGAGTGGAGAAAAGGAAGCAAAGCAAAATGGTTCCCAAAAGCTACTGAACCAACCATTATTGTTTTCCAACACATCAAGTGAATGCATCTTTTGCTTCTCAATTTCCCACCcactcattttttttcatcttatatattataaatttccaAAACCATATCTTAACTTCATAACTTTTCTATAAATTCATTTTCCCATGTCactaatatttgtttttaacttCTTACCACCTACTCTTTTCACCTTGCTACACGTATGTTCTGATGACTTTTTCGGAGTGCACAAAGTTTTCTCTCTTTATACGTatgcaaatttttaaataacaacAATGGATCCAGGAGGCGATGGTTTGACATGAATAACAttggtttatattttattgagaaGAGAAATCGATGAGTGTGAGTAGtagaaaagtacaaaaaaagGGGTGTGTCTGTATGTGTAATGTAGAGAGAAGAAATAATGAAATTCCCAAGTTTTTGTTTTCTGCATTCCGAAGTGAATTATTGGACAGAGCCCATACTGCTGAGGGTCCCTCTGCCCGAACCTTTCCTCATTTCCTTGGATAGACGCTCATGTCCCTTGCAAGGGCTCTAAATTACTGCTCCATTTAATATCACATACCAtgttaaaagtatatatatgtgTCAATAAAGTGTTTACCTTTATATAGACCCACTTggataatatatgtatatatttttggaTAAATAGAACAATTACAATACATTATGcatgtttttatgtttgttaGAATTAGGGTTTAGTCACAGCTTGAAAACATTATGTTAACAGGATGTTTTGTTGCTTGTGTTTACTTGGTAACAGTGGGTGATGTGgatgttgttgatgaggatAGATAAGATTGACATGCGTATGTAGATATATAGTGTGGAAGTTGGCAATAGTGAGTACGTGTCCGTAGAAGGGGAGACACTGTAATTATGGTATCCAAGGATGACTATAGTAGTCATTGCAGATGCGAACAAAGGTGTTGGGTTATATAGTTTATGCACTCTGCGCTTCGTAGCagcaagagagaaaaaaaaaatggaaggagGATCTGGCGAGAAGTGGAAGAGCGTCTACAGAGAGTGTTTGAGAAACCATGCAGCCAGCCTCGGAAGCTACGCCACCGACGGGTGCGGGGAGTTCACGGTGGATGGAGGGGGGTTGCAATGCGCGGCCTGCGGTTGCCACCGGAACTTCCACCGGAAAGTGAAGTACCCGGTGGGTCCGGAGAGTCCTGGAGGGATGGATTACGGTGGCGAGGGAGGGAGTAAGAAGCGGTTCAGGTCGAAATTCAGCACAGATCAGAAGGAGAAGATGCTGGCGTTTGCGGAGAAACTTGGTTGGAAGCTTCAGAGGAAGGATCTGGATGATGAGATCGAGAGGTTCTGCAGAAGCATTGGAGTTAGTAGACAAGTCTTCAAAGTTTGGATGCATAACCATAAGaactcttcttcctcttcttctgcATCTGCTTCTGCTTCCACAGGAAACATCTCCTCCCTCACCCATTAACACTGTAACACTTTCATCTCATCACTTTCACTCTCTGCACttcttgtatttttcttttttctctttaattacCTCCACTTTTTATCACCACTCTtcatttttcatcttcattttctCTTCACCCTAACCTAACTACAAACACAATCtaaatttatttactctttAATCTTTCTGTTACATGATTAATTAACCCTCCTACTTATATactcacacacacatacattattaggtcaaaaattagttaaaataattatattttttataacattttataaaacaaacaaatctAATCAATCAAATTATTGATTTCTATGATAATATGAACGCACAGGCACACATTCacataatttaagtttttatttacatatttttaaatacattatacattaaaattaaattatatggtCAAGTTAAATTGTATACATGATAATGTGAAATTCCAAGTGTtggattaattaaatttgtactCTATAAATGGTATATATTGAatgtaaaatttgattaattttcacATGTGTAAACAGATAATAACTCTTTCTGTCTTTATACTTGTTGAGTTAAAGAGTaagtcataattttaaaatattaagacacACACAACACTTTGTTTCCTTACTTTCATGTCATCCAATCTACAAAAAACCTCATTTAGTACTTAAGAAATGAAATACTCAAGTATCTTGTTGGAAGACTGCAGTACGGAAATTAGGCTGACTATtatctcaatttattttttaaggacATTCTTAGGTTTTCATTATGGTTTGTATGAATAATTTGAGTTTGAAAACATGAGTTAATTTCCTCAGAG contains:
- the LOC114179405 gene encoding zinc-finger homeodomain protein 9-like, which codes for MTIVVIADANKGVGLYSLCTLRFVAAREKKKMEGGSGEKWKSVYRECLRNHAASLGSYATDGCGEFTVDGGGLQCAACGCHRNFHRKVKYPVGPESPGGMDYGGEGGSKKRFRSKFSTDQKEKMLAFAEKLGWKLQRKDLDDEIERFCRSIGVSRQVFKVWMHNHKNSSSSSSASASASTGNISSLTH